The Paraburkholderia acidisoli genome contains a region encoding:
- the hscB gene encoding Fe-S protein assembly co-chaperone HscB — protein MSTPSTPAAPSGSLSDSHFVLFGLPEQFEVDANALDHAYRTVQAQVHPDRFAAAGDAQKRIAMQWATRTNEAYQTLRDPLKRAKYLLHLRGIDVGAENNTAMEPAFLMQQMEWRESIEDAVGAKNVDALDALANELRDDERVRFTKLAALLGSGSNQPAAEAVRQLMFIERVASDIDTQIERLEG, from the coding sequence ATGAGCACGCCTTCCACGCCCGCCGCGCCGTCCGGTTCGCTGTCCGACAGCCATTTCGTGCTGTTCGGCCTGCCCGAGCAGTTCGAGGTCGACGCCAATGCGCTCGATCACGCGTATCGCACCGTGCAGGCGCAGGTGCACCCGGACCGCTTCGCGGCGGCTGGCGACGCGCAAAAGCGCATCGCGATGCAATGGGCGACGCGCACGAACGAGGCGTATCAGACGCTGCGCGATCCGCTCAAGCGCGCGAAGTATCTGCTGCATCTGCGCGGCATCGACGTCGGCGCCGAAAACAATACGGCGATGGAACCGGCGTTCCTCATGCAGCAGATGGAGTGGCGCGAGTCGATCGAAGATGCCGTGGGCGCGAAGAACGTCGATGCGCTCGACGCGCTGGCGAACGAGTTGCGCGACGACGAGCGCGTGCGCTTCACGAAGCTCGCGGCGCTGCTCGGCAGCGGCTCGAACCAGCCCGCGGCGGAAGCCGTGCGCCAGCTCATGTTCATCGAGCGCGTGGCGAGCGACATCGACACGCAGATCGAGCGCCTCGAAGGCTGA
- the iscU gene encoding Fe-S cluster assembly scaffold IscU has product MAYSDKVLDHYENPRNVGSFSKDDDTVGTGMVGAPACGDVMKLQIRVGADGVIEDAKFKTYGCGSAIASSSLVTEWVKGKTLDQALDIKNTQIAEELALPPVKIHCSILAEDAIKAAVADYRQRHTTEAKADAV; this is encoded by the coding sequence ATGGCATATAGCGACAAGGTTCTGGACCACTACGAAAACCCGCGTAACGTCGGTTCGTTCTCGAAGGACGACGACACCGTTGGCACCGGCATGGTCGGCGCACCGGCCTGCGGCGACGTGATGAAGCTGCAGATTCGCGTGGGCGCGGACGGCGTGATTGAAGACGCGAAGTTCAAGACCTACGGTTGCGGTTCGGCCATCGCGTCGAGCTCGCTCGTGACCGAATGGGTCAAGGGCAAGACGCTCGATCAGGCGCTCGACATCAAGAACACGCAGATCGCCGAAGAACTGGCGCTGCCGCCGGTGAAGATCCACTGCTCGATCCTCGCGGAAGACGCGATCAAGGCAGCGGTCGCCGACTATCGTCAGCGTCACACGACGGAAGCGAAGGCCGACGCGGTTTAA
- the fdx gene encoding ISC system 2Fe-2S type ferredoxin: MPQIVVLPHVELCPEGAVIDAKPGESVCDALLEHGIEIEHACEKSCACTTCHVIVREGFNALTPSEEDEDDLLDKAWGLEPTSRLSCQALVPENDDLVVEIPRYSINHAKENH, encoded by the coding sequence ATGCCTCAAATCGTGGTGCTGCCCCATGTCGAACTGTGCCCCGAAGGCGCGGTCATCGACGCCAAGCCGGGTGAGAGCGTGTGCGATGCGCTGCTGGAACACGGCATCGAAATCGAGCACGCTTGCGAAAAGTCGTGCGCCTGCACGACCTGTCACGTGATCGTGCGCGAGGGCTTCAATGCGCTCACGCCTTCGGAAGAAGACGAAGACGATCTGCTGGACAAGGCGTGGGGCCTCGAGCCCACGTCGCGGCTGTCGTGCCAGGCCCTCGTGCCCGAGAACGACGATCTGGTGGTCGAGATTCCGCGTTACTCGATCAACCACGCGAAGGAAAACCACTGA
- the hscA gene encoding Fe-S protein assembly chaperone HscA has protein sequence MALLQISEPGMAPAPHQRRLAVGIDLGTTNSLVAAVRNGVPDVLPDENGDVLLPSVVRYLANGGRRIGRAAKAEAATDPRNTIVSVKRFMGRGKAEVEGAANAPYVFVDAPGMVQIQTIDGVKSPVEVSAEILATLRYRAEDTLGDDLVGAVITVPAYFDEAQRQATKDAARLAGLNVLRLLNEPTAAAIAYGLDNGAEGLYAVYDLGGGTFDLSILKLTKGVFEVLAAGGDSALGGDDFDHAVFDYVLEQANLARAALAPEDVRLLLDHARDAKEALSSAPQARIEVTLSNGAPIALTLDESRFEALTQALVQRTLTPTKKALRDAKVTAKEVKGVVLVGGATRMPVVRRAVEQFFGQAPLTNLDPDQVVALGAAIQADLLAGNRGGEDDWLLLDVIPLSLGVETMGGLVEKIIPRNSTIPVARAQDFTTFKDGQTAMAIHVVQGERELVADCRSLARFELRGIPPMAAGAARIRVTYQVDADGLLSVFAREQLSGVEASVVVKPSYGLADDDVARMLEDSFKTAEVDMRARALREAQVEAQRLIEATQAAFAADGELLDDTERAQLETLLAELAKVAQSEDTEAIEAATKTLSEGTDEFAARRMDKGIKRALAGKKLDEIG, from the coding sequence ATGGCCTTACTGCAAATTTCCGAACCCGGCATGGCGCCGGCGCCGCATCAGCGGCGACTCGCGGTCGGCATCGACCTCGGCACCACGAATTCGCTGGTCGCCGCGGTGCGCAACGGCGTGCCCGACGTGCTGCCCGACGAAAACGGCGACGTGCTGCTGCCCTCGGTCGTGCGCTATCTCGCGAACGGCGGCCGGCGCATCGGCCGCGCGGCGAAGGCGGAAGCGGCCACCGACCCGCGTAACACGATCGTCTCGGTCAAGCGCTTCATGGGTCGCGGCAAGGCGGAAGTGGAAGGGGCGGCCAACGCGCCCTACGTTTTCGTCGATGCGCCGGGCATGGTGCAGATCCAGACGATCGACGGCGTGAAAAGCCCGGTCGAAGTCTCGGCCGAAATTCTCGCCACGCTGCGTTACCGCGCGGAAGACACGCTCGGCGACGATCTCGTCGGTGCGGTCATCACGGTGCCGGCTTATTTCGACGAAGCGCAGCGCCAGGCGACCAAGGACGCCGCGCGCCTTGCCGGTCTCAACGTGCTGCGTCTGTTGAACGAGCCCACGGCGGCCGCGATCGCCTACGGCCTCGACAACGGCGCCGAAGGCCTCTACGCGGTCTACGACCTCGGCGGCGGCACGTTCGACCTGTCGATTCTGAAGCTCACGAAGGGCGTGTTCGAAGTGCTCGCGGCGGGCGGCGACTCGGCGCTCGGCGGCGACGACTTCGACCACGCGGTGTTCGACTACGTGCTCGAGCAGGCGAACCTCGCGCGCGCGGCGCTCGCGCCCGAAGACGTGCGCCTGTTGCTCGATCACGCCCGCGACGCGAAGGAAGCGCTTTCCTCGGCGCCGCAAGCGCGTATCGAGGTGACGCTCTCGAACGGCGCGCCGATCGCGCTCACGCTCGACGAATCGCGTTTCGAGGCGCTCACGCAAGCGCTCGTGCAGCGCACGCTCACGCCCACGAAAAAGGCGCTGCGCGACGCGAAGGTCACCGCGAAGGAAGTGAAGGGCGTGGTGCTGGTGGGCGGCGCGACGCGCATGCCCGTGGTGCGCCGCGCGGTGGAACAGTTCTTCGGCCAGGCGCCGCTCACGAATCTGGACCCCGACCAGGTGGTCGCGCTCGGCGCGGCGATCCAGGCCGATCTGCTGGCGGGCAACCGCGGCGGCGAAGACGACTGGCTGCTGCTCGACGTGATCCCGCTGTCGCTTGGCGTGGAAACCATGGGCGGCCTCGTCGAGAAGATCATCCCGCGCAATTCGACCATTCCCGTGGCGCGTGCGCAGGACTTCACGACCTTCAAGGACGGCCAGACGGCCATGGCGATCCACGTGGTGCAGGGCGAGCGCGAACTCGTCGCCGACTGCCGCTCGCTGGCGCGTTTCGAGCTGCGCGGCATTCCGCCGATGGCCGCGGGCGCGGCGCGTATCCGCGTGACGTATCAGGTCGACGCCGACGGGCTGCTGTCCGTCTTCGCGCGCGAGCAGTTGTCGGGCGTGGAAGCCTCCGTGGTCGTGAAGCCGTCGTATGGTCTTGCCGACGACGACGTCGCGCGCATGCTCGAAGACAGCTTCAAGACCGCCGAAGTCGACATGCGCGCGCGCGCGTTGCGCGAGGCGCAGGTGGAAGCGCAGCGCCTGATCGAAGCGACTCAGGCCGCGTTCGCCGCCGACGGCGAACTGCTCGACGACACCGAACGCGCGCAACTCGAAACGCTGCTTGCCGAACTGGCGAAGGTCGCGCAAAGCGAAGACACGGAAGCGATCGAAGCCGCGACCAAGACCCTTTCCGAAGGCACCGACGAGTTCGCCGCGCGCCGCATGGACAAGGGCATCAAGCGCGCGCTCGCGGGCAAGAAGCTCGACGAAATCGGCTGA
- a CDS encoding glycine zipper 2TM domain-containing protein — MNTPETTQKRRLHPLIATAAGAVIVASLAATAAITGVFPHASSQSEQTAQVQTGQTMAGASTPGGVVDSTQPNASAQPYTQNAPAQPTAAQAAAAQQYAQQQQQQQQQQPPAQQQQYAQEPQPQQAACSTCGTVVAVSAVKHEGHGTGIGAVGGAVAGGVVGNQFGGGGGRTAMTLLGALGGGLAGNSVEKHLRSTTSYSVRVHMENGKTRYFTYREPPPFQQGQHVRIENGTLVAA; from the coding sequence ATGAACACACCTGAAACCACGCAAAAACGTCGTCTTCATCCGCTCATCGCCACGGCGGCGGGCGCCGTTATCGTCGCGAGTCTGGCTGCCACCGCGGCGATCACCGGCGTCTTCCCGCACGCTTCGAGCCAGTCGGAGCAAACCGCGCAAGTGCAAACCGGCCAGACAATGGCCGGTGCGAGCACGCCGGGCGGCGTCGTCGATTCGACGCAACCGAACGCCTCGGCGCAACCGTACACGCAGAACGCACCCGCGCAACCGACGGCCGCCCAGGCCGCCGCCGCGCAACAATACGCTCAGCAGCAACAGCAACAGCAACAACAGCAGCCGCCTGCGCAACAGCAGCAGTACGCGCAGGAACCGCAACCGCAGCAGGCCGCGTGCAGCACGTGCGGCACGGTGGTCGCGGTCTCGGCGGTCAAGCATGAAGGTCACGGTACCGGGATCGGCGCGGTGGGCGGCGCGGTGGCCGGCGGCGTAGTGGGCAACCAGTTCGGCGGCGGCGGCGGCCGCACCGCTATGACGCTGCTCGGCGCGCTCGGCGGCGGTCTGGCCGGCAACTCGGTCGAAAAGCACCTGCGCAGCACCACGAGTTACTCGGTGCGCGTGCATATGGAGAATGGCAAGACGCGTTATTTCACCTATCGTGAACCGCCGCCGTTCCAGCAAGGCCAGCACGTGCGGATCGAGAACGGTACGCTCGTAGCGGCCTGA
- the lysS gene encoding lysine--tRNA ligase: MTESTQPNAPSTAPEIDDNQIIAERREKLRALREAGVAYPNDFRPTHHAADLQRDYAETDKDALEAKPLEVAIAGRMMLKRVMGKASFATVRDGSGQIQFFITPADAGETTYDAFKKWDLGDIVAAKGVLFRTNKGELSVRVTELRLLSKALRPLPDKFHGLADQETRYRQRYVDLIVTPEARKTFQARTAAISSVRRFMSDANFMEVETPMLHPIPGGAAAKPFVTHHNALDMQMYMRIAPELYLKRLIVGGFERVFEINRNFRNEGVSPRHNPEFTMMEFYAAYTDYAWLMDFTEQLIRQAAIDASGSAVLTYQGRELDLSKPFHRLTIVQAIQKYAPQYTTEQLADAAFLRTELKKFGVDANQPQFLNAGVGSLQLALFEETAESQLWEPTYIIDYPVEVSPLARASDTAPGITERFELFITGREIANGFSELNDPEDQAARFKKQVEQKDAGDEEAMFYDADYIRALEYGMPPTGGCGIGIDRLIMLLTDSASIRDVILFPHLRRED; encoded by the coding sequence ATGACCGAATCGACCCAGCCGAACGCGCCCAGCACCGCGCCCGAGATCGACGACAACCAGATCATCGCCGAGCGCCGCGAAAAGCTGCGCGCGCTGCGCGAGGCAGGCGTCGCGTATCCGAACGACTTCCGCCCGACGCACCACGCCGCCGACCTGCAACGCGACTACGCCGAGACCGACAAGGACGCGCTCGAAGCGAAGCCGCTCGAAGTCGCCATTGCCGGCCGCATGATGCTCAAGCGCGTGATGGGCAAGGCGAGCTTCGCCACGGTGCGCGACGGCTCGGGCCAGATCCAGTTCTTCATCACGCCCGCCGACGCGGGCGAGACGACCTACGACGCGTTCAAGAAGTGGGACCTGGGCGACATCGTCGCCGCGAAGGGCGTGCTGTTTCGCACCAACAAGGGCGAACTGTCGGTGCGCGTGACCGAACTGCGCCTGCTCTCGAAGGCGCTGCGCCCGCTGCCGGACAAGTTCCACGGTCTCGCCGACCAGGAAACGCGTTATCGCCAGCGCTACGTCGACCTGATCGTCACGCCCGAAGCGCGCAAGACCTTCCAGGCGCGCACGGCCGCGATCTCCTCCGTGCGCCGCTTCATGTCGGACGCGAACTTCATGGAAGTCGAAACGCCGATGCTGCACCCCATTCCGGGCGGCGCGGCGGCCAAGCCGTTCGTCACGCATCACAACGCGCTCGACATGCAGATGTACATGCGCATCGCGCCCGAGCTGTATCTCAAGCGCCTGATCGTCGGCGGCTTCGAGCGCGTGTTCGAAATCAACCGGAATTTCCGTAACGAAGGCGTGTCGCCGCGTCACAATCCGGAATTCACGATGATGGAGTTCTACGCCGCGTACACCGATTACGCCTGGCTCATGGACTTCACCGAGCAACTGATCCGCCAGGCCGCCATCGACGCGAGCGGCAGCGCCGTGCTCACGTATCAGGGCCGCGAACTCGATCTGTCGAAGCCGTTCCATCGCCTGACGATCGTCCAGGCCATCCAGAAGTACGCGCCGCAGTACACGACCGAGCAACTCGCCGATGCCGCGTTCCTGCGCACCGAGCTGAAGAAGTTCGGCGTGGACGCGAACCAGCCGCAGTTCCTCAACGCGGGCGTGGGCTCGCTGCAACTCGCCCTCTTCGAGGAAACCGCCGAGTCGCAACTGTGGGAGCCGACCTACATCATCGATTACCCGGTCGAAGTCTCGCCGCTCGCGCGCGCGTCGGACACGGCGCCCGGTATTACCGAGCGCTTCGAGCTGTTCATCACGGGCCGCGAGATCGCCAACGGCTTCTCGGAGTTGAACGATCCGGAAGATCAGGCCGCGCGCTTCAAGAAGCAGGTCGAGCAAAAAGACGCCGGCGACGAAGAAGCGATGTTCTACGACGCCGACTATATTCGCGCGCTCGAATACGGCATGCCCCCGACGGGCGGCTGCGGTATCGGCATCGACCGTCTGATCATGCTGCTCACCGACAGCGCAAGCATCCGCGACGTGATTCTCTTCCCGCATCTGCGTCGCGAAGACTAA
- the iscX gene encoding Fe-S cluster assembly protein IscX, with product MKWTDTQDIAIALTDTHPEVDPQYVRFTDLHRWITELEGFDDAPDRSNEKILEAIQAAWISEAEY from the coding sequence ATGAAATGGACGGATACGCAGGACATCGCGATCGCCTTGACCGACACCCATCCGGAGGTCGATCCGCAATACGTGCGCTTCACCGATCTGCATCGCTGGATCACGGAACTGGAAGGTTTCGACGACGCGCCCGATCGTTCGAACGAGAAGATCCTCGAAGCGATTCAGGCGGCGTGGATCTCCGAAGCGGAGTATTGA
- the prfB gene encoding peptide chain release factor 2 (programmed frameshift) translates to MEAERLNAIEALLADLRSRAGELRGYLDYDVKARRLVEVNSELEDPNVWNDSKHAQGLGKEKKLLEGVVHVLDGIENDTRDTLDLFEMAREEGDEDTLVSIEADAQEIEKRVADVEFRRMFANPADPNNAFIDIQAGAGGTEACDWASMLLRQYVRYCERKGFKTEVLEESEGDVAGIKSATIKVEGEYAYGFLRTETGIHRLVRKSPFDSSGGRHTSFSSVFVYPEIDDSFEIEVNPADLRIDTYRASGAGGQHINKTDSAVRITHVPSGIVVQCQNDRSQHRNRAEAMAMLKSRLYEAEMRKRQSEQDKLEAGKSDVGWGHQIRSYVLDNSRIKDLRTNVEISNTKAVLDGDLDAFISASLKQGV, encoded by the exons ATGGAAGCGGAACGTCTCAACGCGATCGAAGCCCTTTTGGCGGACCTGCGCTCACGCGCGGGCGAGCTACGGGGGTATCTT GACTACGACGTAAAAGCCCGACGGCTCGTCGAAGTCAACAGCGAACTCGAAGACCCTAACGTCTGGAACGACTCCAAACACGCCCAGGGTCTCGGCAAGGAAAAGAAGCTGCTCGAAGGCGTCGTGCACGTGCTCGACGGCATCGAGAACGACACGCGCGACACCCTGGATCTCTTCGAGATGGCGCGCGAGGAAGGCGACGAAGACACGCTCGTCTCCATCGAAGCCGACGCCCAGGAGATCGAGAAGCGCGTCGCCGACGTCGAATTCCGCCGCATGTTCGCGAATCCGGCCGACCCGAACAACGCGTTCATCGACATCCAGGCGGGCGCGGGCGGCACCGAGGCCTGCGACTGGGCGTCGATGCTGCTGCGCCAGTACGTGCGCTACTGCGAGCGCAAGGGCTTCAAGACCGAAGTGCTCGAAGAGTCCGAAGGCGACGTGGCCGGCATCAAGAGCGCGACCATCAAGGTCGAAGGCGAATACGCCTACGGCTTCCTGCGCACGGAAACCGGCATTCACCGCCTCGTGCGCAAGTCGCCGTTCGACTCGTCGGGTGGCCGCCACACGTCGTTCTCGTCGGTGTTCGTGTATCCGGAAATCGACGACTCGTTCGAGATCGAGGTCAACCCCGCCGATCTGCGTATCGACACGTACCGCGCTTCGGGCGCGGGCGGTCAGCACATCAACAAGACCGACTCCGCCGTGCGTATCACGCACGTGCCGTCGGGCATCGTCGTGCAGTGCCAGAACGACCGCTCGCAGCACCGCAACCGCGCCGAAGCCATGGCCATGCTGAAGTCGCGCCTGTACGAAGCCGAAATGCGCAAGCGCCAGTCGGAACAGGACAAGCTCGAAGCGGGCAAGTCGGACGTGGGCTGGGGTCACCAGATCCGCTCCTACGTGCTCGACAACAGCCGCATCAAGGACTTGCGCACCAACGTCGAAATCAGCAACACGAAGGCCGTGCTCGACGGCGATCTCGACGCGTTCATCAGCGCGAGTCTGAAGCAAGGCGTGTAA
- a CDS encoding IscS subfamily cysteine desulfurase produces the protein MNNDIPHLPIYMDYSATTPVDPRVVDKMIPYLREQFGNPASRSHAYGWDAERAVEEARENVAALVNADPREIIWTSGATESDNLAIKGAAHFYKSKGKHIITVKTEHKAVLDTCRELEREGYEVTYLNVKDDGLIDLEAFKAAIRPDTILVSVMHVNNEIGVIQDIETIGEICREKGIVFHVDAAQSTGKAPIDLQKLKVDLMSFSAHKTYGPKGIGALYVRRKPRVRIEAQMHGGGHERGMRSGTLATHQIVGMGEAFRIAREEMATENERVRMLRDRLLKGLSEIEETYVNGDMEKRVPHNLNISFNFVEGESLIMAVKDVAVSSGSACTSASLEPSYVLRALGRNDELAHSSIRFTVGRFTTEQDVDYVINLLKTKIAKLRELSPLWEMHQDGIDLSTIQWAAH, from the coding sequence ATGAATAACGACATTCCCCACCTGCCCATTTACATGGATTACAGCGCGACGACGCCCGTCGACCCGCGCGTGGTGGACAAGATGATTCCGTATCTGCGCGAGCAGTTCGGCAATCCGGCGTCGCGCAGCCACGCCTACGGCTGGGACGCGGAACGTGCCGTCGAGGAAGCGCGCGAGAACGTCGCGGCGCTCGTCAACGCCGATCCGCGCGAAATCATCTGGACCTCCGGCGCGACCGAATCAGACAACCTCGCGATCAAGGGTGCGGCGCACTTCTACAAGAGCAAGGGCAAGCACATCATCACGGTGAAGACCGAGCACAAGGCCGTGCTCGATACCTGCCGCGAGCTCGAGCGCGAAGGCTACGAAGTCACGTATCTGAACGTGAAGGACGACGGTCTGATCGACCTCGAAGCGTTCAAGGCGGCGATCCGCCCGGACACGATCCTCGTTTCCGTCATGCACGTGAACAACGAGATCGGCGTGATTCAGGACATCGAGACGATCGGTGAAATCTGCCGCGAGAAGGGCATCGTGTTTCACGTCGACGCCGCGCAATCGACGGGCAAGGCGCCCATCGACCTGCAAAAGCTCAAGGTCGACCTGATGTCGTTCTCGGCGCACAAGACCTATGGTCCGAAGGGCATCGGCGCGCTGTACGTGCGTCGCAAGCCGCGTGTGCGGATCGAAGCGCAGATGCACGGCGGCGGTCACGAGCGCGGTATGCGTTCGGGCACGCTGGCCACGCACCAGATCGTCGGCATGGGCGAGGCGTTCCGTATCGCCCGTGAAGAAATGGCCACGGAAAACGAGCGCGTGCGCATGCTGCGCGACCGTCTGCTCAAGGGCCTCTCGGAAATCGAAGAGACCTACGTGAACGGCGACATGGAAAAGCGCGTGCCGCACAACCTGAACATCAGCTTCAACTTCGTCGAGGGCGAGTCGCTGATCATGGCGGTGAAGGACGTGGCGGTGTCGTCGGGTTCGGCGTGTACGTCGGCTTCGCTGGAACCGTCGTACGTGCTGCGCGCGCTCGGCCGCAACGACGAACTGGCGCACAGCTCGATCCGCTTCACGGTGGGCCGTTTCACGACGGAGCAGGACGTGGATTACGTCATCAACCTGCTGAAGACGAAGATCGCCAAGCTGCGCGAACTGTCGCCGCTGTGGGAGATGCATCAGGACGGTATCGACCTGTCGACCATCCAGTGGGCGGCGCACTAA
- a CDS encoding low molecular weight protein-tyrosine-phosphatase, with translation MKKVSVCFVCLGNICRSPTAEAVMRRLVDEAGLSTQVSVDSAGTGNWHVGEAPDERAQRAGGQRGYDLASLRARQINADDFRRFDLIVAMDDANVTALHAVAPAAERDKIRLLMEFAPETAGRVVVDPYFGGAEGFEAVLDQCEAACAGLLAALRPQLLG, from the coding sequence ATGAAAAAGGTTTCCGTCTGCTTCGTTTGTCTCGGCAACATCTGCCGCTCGCCCACGGCGGAGGCCGTGATGCGTCGTCTCGTCGACGAAGCAGGCTTGAGCACGCAGGTCTCGGTCGATTCGGCGGGCACGGGCAACTGGCACGTGGGTGAAGCGCCCGACGAACGCGCCCAGCGCGCAGGCGGCCAGCGCGGTTACGACCTCGCATCTCTGCGTGCGCGTCAGATCAACGCCGACGACTTTCGCCGCTTCGATCTGATCGTTGCGATGGACGACGCCAATGTCACGGCGTTGCACGCGGTGGCGCCTGCCGCGGAGCGCGACAAGATTCGGCTGCTGATGGAATTCGCGCCCGAAACGGCCGGCCGAGTGGTCGTCGATCCGTATTTCGGAGGCGCCGAAGGCTTCGAGGCGGTACTCGATCAATGTGAGGCGGCGTGCGCCGGGTTGCTCGCCGCGTTGCGACCCCAATTATTGGGGTGA
- the iscA gene encoding iron-sulfur cluster assembly protein IscA: protein MAITLTEKAAQHVQKYLVRRGKGVGLRLGVRTTGCSGLAYKLEYVDDLAPEDNVFESHGVKVVVDPKSLAYIDGTQLDFVREGLNEGFRFNNPNVKDECGCGESFRV, encoded by the coding sequence ATGGCAATTACGTTGACTGAAAAAGCGGCACAGCACGTGCAGAAGTACCTGGTCCGTCGCGGCAAGGGCGTGGGTCTGCGCCTTGGCGTGCGCACGACGGGCTGCTCGGGCCTCGCGTACAAGCTCGAGTACGTCGATGACCTCGCGCCCGAGGACAACGTGTTCGAGAGCCACGGCGTGAAGGTCGTGGTGGACCCGAAGAGCCTCGCGTATATCGACGGCACGCAGCTCGACTTCGTGCGCGAAGGCCTGAACGAAGGCTTCCGCTTCAACAACCCGAATGTGAAGGACGAGTGCGGCTGCGGCGAGTCCTTCCGCGTTTGA
- the iscR gene encoding Fe-S cluster assembly transcriptional regulator IscR yields MRLTTKGRFAVTAMIDLALRQEQGPVTLAGISQRQHISLSYLEQLFGKLRRHEIVESVRGPGGGYNLARRAEDVTVADIIIAVDEPLDATQCGGKGACEGTKQHDGHCMTHELWSTLNQKMVEYLDSVSLKDLVDKQRAREGAAPTVLRDRRAESPAVEPVRPVPLGPNSIFNMASS; encoded by the coding sequence ATGAGACTCACCACGAAAGGCCGTTTCGCCGTTACGGCGATGATCGACCTGGCCCTGCGCCAGGAGCAGGGCCCGGTGACGCTTGCGGGTATCAGCCAGCGCCAGCATATTTCGCTGTCGTACCTCGAACAACTGTTCGGCAAGCTGCGCCGTCATGAAATCGTCGAATCGGTCCGCGGGCCGGGCGGCGGCTATAACCTCGCGCGTCGCGCCGAGGACGTCACGGTGGCGGACATCATCATCGCCGTGGACGAGCCGCTGGACGCCACGCAGTGCGGCGGCAAGGGCGCCTGCGAAGGCACCAAGCAGCACGACGGTCACTGCATGACGCACGAGCTCTGGTCGACGTTGAACCAGAAGATGGTCGAGTACCTCGACTCGGTGTCGCTCAAGGATCTGGTGGACAAGCAGCGTGCCCGCGAAGGCGCAGCGCCCACCGTCCTGCGCGATCGCCGCGCCGAGTCGCCCGCGGTCGAGCCGGTTCGCCCGGTGCCGCTCGGGCCGAACTCGATCTTCAACATGGCGAGTTCGTAA